One stretch of Rhodospirillaceae bacterium DNA includes these proteins:
- a CDS encoding cadherin domain-containing protein, with the protein MTVGTSGNDTLTGTNGDDTLSGLGGDDLLTGGLGNDSLDGGDGNDVVMGDAGNDELAGGVGNDVLVGGAGNDSLTGGGGFDIAVFSGHSADYQIVDLGNGTVQVTDLRSGSPDGVDILADVDQIRFLGDDPLPASVVQVSNPLLFGSAEQIIATAAGAQFANVVTLANSHHLYTWNENGTVKGQIIAANGQAVTGVLPLGSSSGKVNVALLPNGGFVTARITGTILSVTRYSASGSVDHVETITGVSPYAGAGASNGLGSYNYRASIAVLADGSSVVAWNSYGGDGLYDGIRAQHFDSAGAPVGSSFQVNEVTGDYQILPIVTTLSNGNYIITWQSGAIASQYDVKAQIYTAGGVKIGNEIALANVSGSNEGTVSVSALPNGGFVATWFSLETVNGSAQDIYAGVFNSAGQPVISNFRVNTGLSDYQWNPSVTVLKDGSFVVTWDSAKTGEYNISGQRYSTSGEKLGTEFTVNTYLAGGQNLSSITADADGGFTVTWQSSDGTIRSRSFDSLGTQLSLAPISLTDGDTGTNTVAENAINGTVIGVTALAEDLDVSDTITYSLSDNAGGRFQINATTGVVTVLNGGLLNYETATSHSITVVATDTGGLSRSESFNISVTNVNEAPALLSDSDTAINAVNENAATGTVVGIAALASDPDADDTLTYSLSDAAGGRFQIDATTGVVTVANGALLDFEAATSHSITVMATDAGGLTRSETFSIAVNNVNEAPATLVDDDFTTNSVAENAATGTVVGITALASDPDSGDTLTYSLGDDAGGRFQIDATTGVVTVVTGALLDREAATSHSITVVAGDAGGRTRSETFSIAVNNINEAPATLIDDDFMTNSVAENAATGTVVGITALASDPDSGDVLTYSLSDDAGGRFQIDATTGVVTVANGGLLDFEAATSHSITVVATDAGGLTKTETFSIAVNNVNEAPATLVDDDTTTNSVAENAATGTVVGITALASDPDSGDVLTYSLSDDAGGRFQINAATGVVTVANGALLDHEAATSHNITVVATDAGGLTKSETFLIAVNNVNEAPATLVDDDFMTNSVAENAATGTVVGITALAGDPDSGDTLTYSLGDDAGGRFQINAATGVVTVANGALLDHEAATNHNITVVATDAGGLTRSETFSIAVTDVNEAPTAISLSNGYVIENIAGAEIGTLTVFDPDAGDRHSLSVSDNRFEIVGGKLKLKSGISLDFETEPSVAVTITATDSGALSKAQVFTISVVNATEQSGPGADVIVASGGSRSSVTLLSDGRQLVTWLTSGGAKGRYYNMAGVALGTEFSLGTAIGFSAVASQPGGGFVTAQVGTSGQLRVQRYDSTNQPIGTAWTLSASVVSSTYGYAIYQDRVSVTSYSDGSYIVVWGASGADANGSGIAGQKFDSSGTPVGGVFSINNLTTGNQSLSDVIALAGGGFVTVWSDYGTNNGDVRGQVYNAQGQQIGTSSFLINTTTTADQFAPALAATSDGGFVTVWNSYGQDLPNDWGVYGQRFDSTGQKVGGEFLISTTIASNQYHVQTAGLTDGGFAVVWYSTTGSGVYGQRYDAAGQKIGGEFSIDTPGAGGSEPFVAALPGGGFVVSWTASGGVIHTRTFGVTNTNASPFNLIDANSAPNAVVEESAAGVLVGISALATDADLGDTLTYSLTDNAGGRFTINAVTGIVSVANGTLIDFETATSHNITVKATDAGGLFVTRSFTIQVMDGNDAPTLVALSNASVAENDVGAVVGTLAVSDPNAGDTHSFSVSDSRFEVVANQLKLKDGISLNYESAPSVNVTVMATDGGGFRRHRHLPLR; encoded by the coding sequence ATGACCGTAGGTACATCGGGCAACGACACTCTGACGGGCACGAACGGGGATGACACGCTGAGCGGTCTCGGCGGAGACGATTTGCTAACCGGCGGGCTCGGAAACGACAGCCTTGATGGCGGCGATGGCAACGATGTCGTCATGGGAGATGCGGGCAATGATGAGCTGGCTGGTGGAGTCGGCAATGATGTCTTGGTCGGTGGTGCCGGCAATGACAGTTTAACAGGCGGCGGTGGCTTCGATATTGCGGTGTTCAGCGGCCATTCTGCCGATTATCAGATCGTGGATCTCGGCAATGGCACGGTCCAGGTCACGGATCTGCGGTCCGGTTCGCCGGACGGCGTCGATATCCTGGCCGATGTAGATCAAATCCGGTTTCTAGGGGACGACCCATTGCCCGCCAGTGTCGTTCAGGTCAGCAATCCACTGCTGTTTGGATCGGCTGAGCAGATCATCGCTACTGCGGCGGGCGCGCAATTTGCCAACGTCGTCACCCTGGCAAATAGCCATCATCTCTATACCTGGAACGAGAACGGGACGGTCAAAGGGCAGATTATCGCCGCGAACGGACAGGCTGTTACCGGCGTGCTGCCACTCGGTTCTTCCAGCGGCAAGGTCAATGTTGCTTTGTTGCCGAATGGTGGCTTCGTGACAGCCCGCATCACAGGCACGATCTTGTCGGTAACGCGCTACAGTGCCAGCGGCAGCGTCGATCACGTCGAGACGATCACAGGCGTCTCACCCTATGCCGGTGCCGGCGCTTCCAATGGCCTTGGCAGCTATAATTATCGTGCATCCATCGCGGTGCTTGCGGACGGCAGCAGTGTCGTTGCCTGGAACAGTTATGGCGGCGATGGTCTCTATGACGGGATTCGTGCGCAGCATTTCGACAGTGCCGGTGCGCCGGTGGGATCATCTTTCCAGGTCAATGAGGTCACGGGCGATTATCAGATCCTTCCGATCGTCACGACACTCAGCAATGGCAATTACATCATCACGTGGCAAAGCGGCGCGATCGCTAGCCAGTATGACGTCAAGGCACAGATCTATACCGCCGGCGGCGTGAAGATCGGCAATGAAATCGCGTTGGCAAATGTCTCCGGCAGCAATGAGGGCACCGTCAGTGTGTCAGCTCTGCCAAATGGCGGCTTCGTGGCGACCTGGTTTTCGCTTGAGACAGTCAATGGTTCGGCACAGGACATTTATGCTGGCGTCTTCAATTCCGCCGGCCAGCCGGTCATCAGCAATTTCAGGGTGAATACCGGGCTGTCCGACTATCAATGGAACCCATCGGTCACGGTCTTGAAGGATGGATCTTTCGTGGTGACCTGGGACAGCGCGAAGACCGGTGAATACAATATATCTGGACAAAGATACAGTACGTCCGGGGAAAAGCTGGGGACGGAGTTCACTGTTAATACATATCTTGCCGGCGGGCAAAATCTCTCGTCGATCACGGCAGACGCCGATGGCGGCTTTACCGTCACTTGGCAGTCGTCCGACGGCACCATCCGCAGCCGATCGTTCGACAGTCTCGGTACCCAATTGAGTCTGGCGCCGATTTCGCTGACGGACGGCGACACTGGAACGAACACGGTAGCCGAGAATGCCATCAATGGCACAGTCATTGGCGTCACAGCGCTGGCGGAAGATCTGGATGTCAGCGATACGATCACCTATTCATTAAGCGACAATGCGGGTGGGCGATTCCAGATCAACGCAACCACCGGCGTGGTGACAGTCTTGAACGGTGGTTTGCTCAATTACGAGACCGCAACAAGTCACAGCATCACCGTCGTCGCGACGGATACCGGTGGCCTTAGCCGGAGCGAGAGTTTCAACATCTCCGTCACCAATGTGAACGAGGCGCCTGCCTTGCTCTCCGACAGCGATACAGCGATCAATGCCGTGAATGAAAATGCTGCGACAGGGACGGTTGTTGGCATTGCGGCGTTGGCAAGCGATCCGGACGCTGACGATACCCTGACTTACAGTTTGAGCGACGCCGCCGGTGGTCGATTCCAGATTGACGCCACGACGGGCGTGGTGACGGTGGCGAACGGAGCTCTGCTGGATTTTGAAGCGGCGACGAGTCACAGCATCACGGTGATGGCGACGGATGCCGGCGGTCTGACCAGGAGCGAGACATTCTCGATCGCGGTCAACAATGTCAACGAGGCCCCGGCAACACTGGTCGACGATGACTTCACGACCAACAGTGTCGCCGAGAACGCAGCGACCGGGACGGTCGTCGGCATCACGGCGCTGGCGAGCGACCCGGATTCGGGTGATACATTGACCTATAGCCTGGGCGACGACGCCGGCGGCCGGTTCCAGATCGACGCGACGACGGGTGTAGTGACGGTGGTGACCGGTGCTTTGCTCGATCGTGAGGCGGCGACGAGCCACAGTATCACGGTGGTGGCGGGGGATGCCGGTGGCCGAACCAGGAGCGAGACATTCTCGATCGCGGTCAACAATATCAACGAGGCCCCGGCAACACTGATCGACGATGACTTCATGACGAACAGTGTTGCCGAGAACGCAGCGACCGGGACGGTGGTCGGCATCACGGCGCTGGCGAGCGACCCGGATTCGGGTGATGTATTGACCTATAGCCTGAGCGACGATGCCGGCGGCCGGTTCCAGATCGACGCGACGACGGGTGTAGTGACGGTTGCCAATGGTGGCCTGCTGGATTTTGAAGCGGCGACGAGTCACAGCATCACGGTGGTGGCGACGGATGCCGGCGGTCTCACCAAGACCGAGACATTCTCGATCGCGGTCAACAATGTCAACGAGGCCCCGGCAACACTGGTCGACGATGACACCACGACGAACAGTGTTGCCGAGAACGCAGCGACCGGGACGGTGGTCGGCATCACGGCGCTGGCGAGCGACCCGGATTCGGGTGATGTATTGACCTATAGCCTGAGCGACGATGCCGGCGGCCGGTTCCAGATCAATGCCGCAACCGGCGTGGTGACGGTGGCGAACGGTGCCTTGCTCGATCATGAGGCAGCGACGAGCCACAACATCACCGTGGTAGCGACGGATGCCGGCGGTCTGACCAAGAGCGAGACATTCTTGATCGCGGTCAACAATGTCAACGAGGCCCCGGCAACACTGGTCGACGATGACTTCATGACGAACAGTGTTGCCGAGAACGCAGCGACCGGAACGGTCGTCGGCATCACGGCATTGGCGGGCGACCCGGATTCGGGTGATACATTGACCTATAGCCTCGGCGACGATGCCGGCGGCCGGTTCCAGATCAATGCCGCAACCGGCGTGGTGACGGTGGCGAACGGTGCTTTGCTCGATCATGAGGCAGCGACAAACCACAACATCACCGTGGTAGCGACGGATGCCGGCGGTCTTACGAGGAGCGAGACATTCAGCATCGCGGTGACCGATGTCAATGAGGCGCCGACAGCGATTTCCTTGTCAAACGGATATGTCATCGAGAACATTGCCGGCGCCGAAATCGGCACGCTGACCGTGTTCGATCCCGATGCCGGGGATAGGCATAGTTTGTCAGTCTCGGACAATCGGTTCGAGATTGTGGGCGGCAAGCTGAAACTGAAATCTGGCATTAGCCTTGACTTCGAGACCGAACCAAGTGTCGCGGTGACGATCACGGCGACGGATTCAGGTGCTCTGAGCAAGGCGCAAGTCTTTACAATCAGTGTGGTCAACGCAACCGAGCAATCTGGCCCCGGCGCCGATGTCATAGTTGCAAGCGGCGGCAGCCGTTCAAGTGTCACACTGCTGTCGGATGGTCGCCAATTGGTAACCTGGCTCACCAGCGGCGGAGCCAAAGGCCGTTACTACAACATGGCGGGTGTCGCCTTGGGCACCGAGTTCTCGCTGGGGACTGCCATTGGCTTCAGTGCCGTCGCCAGTCAACCCGGCGGCGGCTTCGTGACAGCGCAAGTTGGCACAAGCGGCCAGCTCCGCGTGCAGCGATATGATTCGACCAATCAACCGATCGGAACCGCCTGGACACTCAGCGCGTCTGTTGTCAGCAGTACCTATGGGTATGCGATCTATCAAGACCGAGTCTCAGTGACGAGCTACTCCGATGGCAGTTACATTGTGGTCTGGGGAGCAAGCGGGGCCGATGCAAATGGTTCCGGCATCGCCGGCCAGAAGTTCGACAGTAGTGGAACGCCGGTCGGTGGGGTATTCTCGATCAACAACCTGACCACCGGCAATCAATCGTTGTCCGACGTGATTGCTCTGGCGGGCGGTGGCTTCGTCACCGTATGGAGCGACTATGGTACCAATAATGGGGACGTCAGGGGCCAAGTCTACAATGCCCAGGGCCAGCAAATTGGCACCAGCAGCTTTCTCATCAACACGACGACCACTGCCGATCAATTCGCGCCGGCCCTTGCGGCGACTTCGGATGGAGGTTTTGTTACCGTCTGGAACTCCTATGGTCAGGATCTGCCCAACGATTGGGGCGTCTATGGTCAGCGATTCGATAGCACCGGCCAGAAAGTTGGTGGCGAGTTTCTGATCAGCACGACGATCGCCAGCAATCAATATCACGTGCAGACAGCCGGCCTCACCGATGGCGGGTTCGCCGTTGTCTGGTACTCGACCACGGGCAGCGGGGTCTATGGGCAGCGCTACGATGCGGCGGGTCAGAAGATTGGCGGCGAGTTCAGCATAGACACACCTGGCGCCGGTGGGTCGGAGCCGTTTGTGGCGGCGTTGCCGGGCGGCGGCTTCGTTGTCAGTTGGACCGCGTCTGGTGGGGTCATTCATACGCGGACTTTCGGCGTCACGAACACGAATGCATCTCCCTTCAATCTAATCGACGCCAATTCCGCACCAAATGCGGTAGTTGAAGAGAGTGCCGCAGGAGTCCTGGTTGGCATTTCCGCTCTGGCAACCGATGCTGATCTGGGAGACACGCTGACCTACAGCCTTACCGACAATGCGGGCGGTCGGTTCACCATCAATGCAGTGACCGGCATCGTAAGTGTTGCCAATGGTACGCTCATCGATTTTGAAACTGCTACGAGTCACAATATCACAGTAAAGGCGACCGATGCCGGTGGTCTATTTGTGACGCGTAGCTTTACCATTCAGGTTATGGATGGGAACGATGCGCCGACCCTTGTCGCTCTTTCAAATGCGTCGGTGGCTGAGAATGATGTCGGTGCTGTGGTCGGGACTCTCGCCGTCAGCGATCCGAATGCTGGGGACACGCACAGTTTCAGCGTCTCCGATAGCCGCTTTGAAGTAGTAGCCAATCAGCTGAAGCTGAAGGACGGAATCAGCCTTAACTATGAGTCGGCCCCAAGCGTTAACGTCACAGTAATGGCGACGGATGGCGGGGGCTTTCGAAGACACAGGCATTTGCCATTGCGGTGA
- a CDS encoding HlyD family type I secretion periplasmic adaptor subunit, with product MPPSEATTADNVVALPASRVRKAMGRLGGIFAPDGYEHEFLPAAVEVLETPPSPLGRAVALAISGFVAIALLWACVGEIDIVAVGQGKIVPSGRTKLIQAFETGVVTRIAVEEGQKVTKGDLLVELDSTSTGADTDRLASELNRQRLDVARLRSILGLPGGEILDAPSGGESGYDEATVALARSFRATQLGEQAEKLAALARELERQRAIAMGAQAEIAKIEAQLPLKREQVEARRGLLEKGLTPKQQFLEMQQELIALEGEGKMAVAKANEGHAALATIQRQIAQAKEEFDRDRLKELTEAESLVAQLTEELKKATQRQSLQRLTAPVAGTVQQLQLHTIGGVVEPAKPLLVIVPEDAGIEIEAEIENKDIGFVAEGQEAVVKLDAFPFTRYGTLTGHVATISGDAVEQPGGAGQPPRLIYTARIRLEKDVMNVDGKNVQLSPGMVAAVEIKTGTRKLIEFVLSPLMRMGGEAGRER from the coding sequence ATGCCGCCCAGTGAAGCGACCACAGCCGATAACGTCGTCGCTCTTCCCGCCTCCCGCGTCCGGAAGGCGATGGGCCGCCTCGGCGGCATCTTCGCCCCCGACGGCTACGAGCACGAGTTCCTGCCCGCCGCGGTCGAGGTGCTGGAAACGCCGCCCTCGCCCTTGGGGCGCGCCGTGGCGCTGGCCATCTCCGGCTTCGTCGCCATCGCCCTCCTGTGGGCTTGTGTCGGCGAGATCGACATCGTGGCGGTGGGCCAGGGCAAGATCGTGCCCTCAGGCCGCACCAAGCTCATCCAGGCGTTTGAGACCGGGGTGGTAACCCGGATCGCGGTCGAGGAAGGGCAGAAGGTCACCAAGGGCGATTTGCTGGTGGAACTGGATTCGACCTCGACCGGCGCCGATACGGACCGATTGGCGAGCGAACTCAACCGTCAGCGCCTCGACGTCGCCAGGTTGCGCTCGATCCTTGGCTTGCCCGGCGGCGAGATCCTCGATGCCCCGTCCGGCGGGGAATCCGGTTACGACGAGGCGACCGTTGCTCTGGCCCGTTCCTTCCGAGCGACGCAACTGGGCGAGCAGGCGGAGAAGCTGGCGGCCCTTGCGCGTGAGCTGGAGCGCCAGCGCGCCATTGCGATGGGTGCCCAGGCCGAGATCGCCAAAATCGAAGCGCAATTGCCCTTGAAGCGCGAACAGGTGGAAGCCCGCCGCGGCCTTCTTGAAAAGGGCCTGACGCCCAAGCAACAATTCCTCGAGATGCAGCAGGAGCTGATCGCCCTCGAAGGCGAGGGCAAGATGGCGGTGGCCAAGGCCAATGAAGGCCATGCGGCCCTCGCCACCATCCAGCGCCAGATCGCCCAGGCGAAGGAGGAGTTCGACCGCGACCGCCTCAAGGAATTGACCGAAGCCGAGAGCCTGGTCGCGCAATTGACCGAGGAATTGAAGAAGGCGACCCAGCGCCAGTCCCTGCAGCGTCTCACCGCCCCAGTCGCCGGTACGGTGCAGCAGTTGCAGCTTCACACCATCGGTGGCGTCGTCGAGCCAGCCAAGCCCCTCCTGGTCATTGTGCCCGAGGATGCTGGCATCGAGATTGAAGCGGAGATCGAAAACAAGGACATCGGCTTCGTGGCAGAGGGCCAGGAAGCGGTCGTGAAGCTCGATGCTTTCCCGTTCACCCGCTACGGCACCCTGACGGGCCATGTCGCCACCATCTCCGGCGACGCGGTCGAACAACCCGGCGGTGCCGGCCAGCCGCCGCGCCTCATCTACACCGCCCGCATCCGCCTCGAAAAAGACGTGATGAATGTGGACGGCAAGAACGTCCAACTCTCCCCCGGCATGGTCGCCGCGGTCGAGATCAAGACCGGAACAAGGAAGCTCATCGAGTTCGTGCTCTCGCCGCTCATGCGCATGGGCGGTGAGGCCGGGAGGGAGAGATGA
- a CDS encoding putative DNA-binding domain-containing protein, producing MTSLDRTQTDFQNFLLGCSTSIVEQVRGNARIGESDLLHVYRHGYWARLVEALANDFPGLCGLLGADAFDRLSRDYLAANPSRHPSLRWLGRGIASHLDQFPVEAQPLAAGMARFDWAVAQAFDARDQIAVTMTDILALPPTAWESLRLTFTDAVSDLVADSSIGELRRAILHDAGEMPAAREIGQRWIVWRQDEDVQYRPVADDEAAAFDLIRDGATFGVMCQHLSDHCRHPAAAVRSAEILKDWLDRGLVAEIAHDATVSV from the coding sequence ATGACGTCGCTCGACCGTACCCAGACGGATTTTCAGAATTTTCTCCTTGGGTGTTCAACTTCCATCGTTGAGCAAGTCAGGGGAAATGCGCGGATCGGAGAATCCGATTTGCTCCATGTCTACCGGCACGGTTATTGGGCCCGGCTGGTCGAGGCCCTGGCCAATGATTTTCCGGGTCTTTGCGGCTTGCTCGGCGCTGATGCCTTCGATCGGCTGAGCCGCGACTATTTAGCTGCGAACCCGTCACGTCATCCATCATTGCGCTGGCTCGGCCGTGGCATCGCAAGTCATCTCGATCAATTTCCGGTCGAGGCGCAGCCGCTGGCGGCCGGAATGGCGCGGTTCGATTGGGCCGTGGCGCAGGCTTTCGACGCACGCGATCAGATAGCCGTCACGATGACCGATATCCTGGCGCTGCCGCCAACTGCCTGGGAATCCCTCCGACTGACCTTTACCGATGCAGTGAGCGACCTGGTCGCGGATTCTTCCATCGGCGAACTGCGCCGAGCCATCCTGCATGACGCCGGCGAGATGCCGGCGGCCAGGGAAATCGGCCAACGCTGGATCGTCTGGCGTCAAGATGAAGACGTTCAGTATCGTCCTGTGGCTGACGACGAAGCAGCGGCCTTCGATCTGATACGCGACGGCGCGACCTTCGGGGTCATGTGCCAGCATTTGTCCGATCATTGCCGTCATCCCGCTGCGGCCGTGCGCAGCGCCGAAATCCTGAAGGATTGGCTCGATCGGGGTTTGGTGGCCGAGATTGCGCACGATGCCACCGTTTCGGTCTAG
- a CDS encoding DUF692 domain-containing protein, with amino-acid sequence MPGRRSDLAGFGLGLRSTHYADILAGSPDGDLRVDWFEIISENYMIGGGRPLRHLMEIRARYPMVMHGVSLSIGSTEPLDFDSLKDLKGLAARLEPAWISDHLCWTGIAGLNMHDLLPLPFTEEALDHVAARVHAVQAYLDRQILLENTSSYVTYVHSAMPEWEFIAELSRRTGCDVLLDVNNVYVNAFNHSFDPLVFLDAIPPDTVRQIHLAGHENHGSHIIDTHDHDVVDAVWDLYAEAVARFGAVATMIERDDHIPPLNDLILELDRARSTQKSALAARVGRVA; translated from the coding sequence ATGCCTGGTCGGCGGTCTGATCTTGCCGGATTTGGGCTGGGACTGCGGTCCACCCATTATGCCGATATTCTGGCAGGGTCACCCGACGGCGACCTGCGGGTCGACTGGTTCGAGATCATCTCTGAAAATTACATGATCGGCGGCGGCAGGCCATTGCGCCATCTCATGGAGATCCGAGCGCGCTACCCCATGGTGATGCATGGCGTCTCCCTGTCGATTGGCTCGACCGAGCCACTGGACTTTGACTCTCTCAAGGATCTGAAAGGCCTGGCTGCGCGCCTGGAGCCCGCCTGGATTTCGGACCATCTGTGCTGGACCGGCATTGCCGGGCTCAACATGCATGATCTGTTGCCACTGCCGTTTACCGAAGAAGCGCTAGATCATGTAGCAGCACGTGTTCATGCCGTGCAGGCGTATCTCGACCGGCAGATCCTGCTTGAGAATACGTCGAGCTATGTCACCTATGTCCATTCGGCAATGCCGGAGTGGGAGTTTATCGCCGAGTTGTCGCGCCGCACCGGTTGCGACGTGTTGCTTGATGTCAACAACGTCTATGTCAATGCTTTCAACCATTCCTTCGATCCGCTGGTTTTTCTGGACGCGATCCCGCCCGATACCGTGCGTCAGATTCACTTGGCTGGTCATGAGAACCACGGAAGCCACATCATCGACACGCATGATCACGATGTGGTCGACGCAGTCTGGGATCTCTATGCCGAGGCGGTGGCGCGATTCGGCGCAGTGGCGACGATGATCGAGCGGGATGATCACATTCCGCCGCTGAACGACCTCATTCTTGAACTCGACCGGGCGCGCAGCACTCAGAAGTCGGCCTTGGCCGCGCGCGTGGGGCGGGTCGCATGA
- the phnN gene encoding phosphonate metabolism protein/1,5-bisphosphokinase (PRPP-forming) PhnN has protein sequence MRRPAEAGRLIYVMGASGSGKDSLINYVRERLAERRDDCIVIAQRYITRPPETKGERHLALSPACFAARQLAGDFAMSWSANGLEYGIGREIDDSLRSGRHVIVNGSRAHFPEAVGRYPTALPILIVVDPILLQARLLARGRESADEIAARIARAGHLTVQHPTLQVIQNDGPISGASEAFLDVIRRLPGINERS, from the coding sequence ATGCGCAGACCCGCTGAAGCTGGCCGCCTGATTTATGTCATGGGGGCGTCAGGGTCCGGCAAAGACAGCCTGATCAACTATGTCAGGGAGAGACTGGCAGAGCGGCGCGATGATTGCATTGTCATCGCGCAGCGCTACATCACGCGTCCGCCGGAGACCAAGGGTGAGAGGCATCTGGCGCTTTCTCCAGCCTGTTTTGCGGCACGTCAGCTGGCCGGTGATTTTGCGATGTCATGGTCGGCGAACGGGCTCGAGTATGGCATCGGACGTGAGATTGACGACAGCCTGCGTTCCGGGCGGCATGTCATTGTGAACGGCTCCCGTGCCCATTTCCCGGAAGCAGTGGGCCGCTACCCGACCGCGCTTCCTATCCTGATCGTAGTCGACCCGATCCTGCTTCAAGCGCGGTTGCTTGCGCGGGGCCGGGAAAGCGCCGACGAGATTGCCGCACGGATCGCGCGGGCCGGTCATTTGACGGTCCAGCACCCGACACTCCAGGTCATTCAAAACGATGGCCCTATATCCGGCGCCAGCGAGGCATTCCTGGATGTGATCCGGCGGTTGCCGGGTATCAACGAGCGAAGTTGA
- a CDS encoding DUF1045 domain-containing protein, whose translation MTPRYAVYFAPRLGEALQLIGNAWLGRDAASGCLLPQPRIPDLSPDLLRALTAAPRHYGLHATLKPPFRLVPRLQEADLRDALAKFAATRSAIQIDRMELSVIGKFLALVPTNAARETQDLAAQCVRHFDRFRATPLAEETTQRLSTCLTPRQQVLVAEWGYPYVLDQYRFHVTLTDGIADDALRRKLGDALAELFATVLAGPIRIADLCLFAQADRSEPFRIIDRYPLKA comes from the coding sequence ATGACACCGCGCTATGCCGTCTATTTCGCGCCACGCCTGGGCGAAGCGCTGCAACTGATCGGGAATGCCTGGCTTGGCCGCGATGCCGCGAGCGGGTGCCTTCTGCCGCAGCCGCGGATTCCCGACCTCTCGCCCGACCTGTTGCGCGCCCTGACCGCGGCACCGCGCCATTACGGTCTTCACGCAACGCTCAAGCCGCCGTTTCGCTTGGTGCCCAGACTGCAGGAAGCGGATCTGCGAGATGCGCTCGCCAAATTCGCTGCGACGCGCTCGGCAATACAAATTGACCGAATGGAGTTGTCGGTTATCGGCAAGTTCCTGGCCTTGGTCCCCACGAATGCTGCCAGGGAAACACAGGATCTTGCCGCGCAATGCGTGCGCCATTTCGATCGGTTTCGAGCGACCCCTCTGGCGGAGGAAACCACGCAACGCCTCTCAACCTGCCTCACGCCACGACAGCAGGTCCTCGTCGCTGAATGGGGATATCCTTATGTATTGGACCAGTACCGCTTCCATGTCACGCTGACCGATGGGATCGCCGATGATGCGCTGCGCCGGAAGCTCGGCGATGCACTTGCGGAATTGTTCGCCACGGTTCTGGCGGGGCCGATCAGAATCGCCGATCTTTGCCTGTTTGCCCAAGCCGATCGCAGCGAGCCCTTTCGCATCATCGATCGCTATCCACTGAAGGCTTAG
- the phnL gene encoding phosphonate C-P lyase system protein PhnL → MINQAIDVRGIAKSFRLHTQGDVEFGVFQELSLSVDFGSCIALHGPSGCGKSTLLRALYANYRVDRGTIGVRHDGGWVDMARAAPREILAVRQRSLGYVSQFLRVIPRVATLDIVAEPLRQRGVADGAAREQAAILLRRVNIPERLWELAPSTFSGGEQQRVNIARGFIADFPILLLDEPTAALDAENGAIVAEMILEAKAQGRAIVGIFHDAAIRARVCDHLFELAPFKAAA, encoded by the coding sequence ATGATAAACCAAGCCATCGATGTTCGCGGTATCGCGAAGAGCTTCCGCCTCCATACCCAGGGCGATGTGGAGTTCGGCGTCTTTCAGGAACTTTCGCTCAGCGTCGATTTCGGTTCCTGCATTGCGCTGCACGGTCCGTCCGGCTGCGGGAAATCAACCCTGCTGCGGGCGCTCTACGCCAATTACCGGGTCGATCGCGGCACGATAGGTGTACGCCATGACGGTGGCTGGGTGGATATGGCACGCGCGGCGCCACGCGAAATTCTGGCGGTGCGGCAGCGCAGTCTCGGCTATGTCAGCCAGTTCCTGCGCGTGATACCGCGCGTGGCCACCCTCGATATTGTCGCTGAACCGTTACGCCAGCGCGGCGTCGCCGATGGCGCGGCGCGGGAACAGGCCGCGATCCTGCTGCGCCGGGTCAACATTCCGGAACGGCTTTGGGAATTGGCGCCGTCGACATTCTCGGGTGGCGAGCAACAGCGCGTCAATATCGCGCGCGGATTCATTGCCGATTTTCCGATCCTGTTGCTGGACGAGCCGACGGCTGCCCTGGATGCTGAGAACGGTGCCATCGTCGCGGAGATGATCCTGGAGGCCAAGGCGCAAGGTCGCGCGATCGTCGGCATTTTCCATGACGCCGCAATCCGCGCCAGGGTGTGTGATCACTTATTTGAACTGGCACCTTTCAAGGCGGCGGCATGA